One genomic window of Aptenodytes patagonicus chromosome 19, bAptPat1.pri.cur, whole genome shotgun sequence includes the following:
- the INTS11 gene encoding integrator complex subunit 11 isoform X2 gives MLDCGMHMGYNDDRRFPDFSYITQNGRLTDFLDCVIISHFHLDHCGALPYFSEMVGYDGPIYMTHPTKAICPILLEDYRKITVDKKGETNFFTSQMIKDCMKKVVAVHLHQTVQVDEELEIKAYYAGHVLGAAMFQIKVGCESVVYTGDYNMTPDRHLGAAWIDKCRPDLLISESTYATTIRDSKRCRERDFLKKVHETVERGGKVLIPVFALGRAQELCILLETFWERMNLKAPIYFSTGLTEKANHYYKLFITWTNQKIRKTFVQRNMFEFKHIKAFDRAFADNPGPMVVFATPGMLHAGQSLQIFRKWAGNEKNMVIMPGYCVQGTVGHKILSGQRKLEMEGRQILEVKMQVEYMSFSAHADAKGIMQLIRQAEPRNVLLVHGEAKKMEFLKQKIEQEFHVNCYMPANGETTTIFTNPSIPVDISLGLLKRETAIGLLPDVKKPKLMHGTLIMKDNSFRLVSPEQALKELGLAEHQLRFTCRVHIQDPRKEHETVLRVYNHLKGVLKDYSVQHLPDGSITVESILIQATAHSEDQGTKVLLVSWTYQDEELGSYLTSLLKKGLPQSTS, from the exons ATGCTTGACTGTGGGATGCACATGGGCTACAACGATGAT AGACGCTTTCCTGACTTTTCTTACATCACTCAGAATGGAAGGCTGACTGACTTTCTAGACTGTGTGATCATCAG CCACTTTCATTTGGACCATTGTGGAGCTTTACCGTATTTCAGTGAAATGGTCGGTTACGATGGGCCCATTTACATGACACATCCTACCAAGGCCATCTGTCCCATCCTCCTGGAGGACTATAGGAAAATAACTGTAGATAAGAAAGGGGAAACTAACTTCTTCACTTCCCAAATGATTAAAGACTGTATGAAAAAAGTGGTTGCTGTGCATCTTCACCAGACAGTTCAG GTGGATGAGGAGCTGGAGATCAAGGCATACTATGCAGGCCATGTGCTAGGAGCAGCCATGTTCCAGATTAAGGTTGGATGCGAGTCAGTTGTGTACACT GGTGATTATAACATGACACCAGACAGACATTTAGG TGCTGCCTGGATTGATAAGTGTCGCCCAGATTTATTAATAAGTGAATCCACCTATGCCACAACTATCAGAGATTCCAAACGCTGCAGAGAAAGAGACTTCCTGAAGAAAGTTCATGAGACTGTAGAAAGAGGAGGGAAG GTTCTTATCCCAGTTTTTGCCCTTGGACGTGCCCAGGAACTTTGCATTTTATTGGAAACTTTCTG GGAAAGAATGAACTTGAAGGCTCCAATTTATTTTTCCACGGGACTGACGGAGAAGGCCAATCATTATTACAAGCTCTTCATCACCTGGACTAATCAGAAAATTCGGAAAACATTTGTGCAGAGGAACATGTTTGAATTCAAACACATCAAAGCATTTGATCGGGCCTTTGCAGACAATCCGGGGCCGATG GTTGTGTTTGCAACCCCTGGTATGCTTCATGCAGGACAGTCCCTTCAGATCTTCAGGAAATGGGCAGGGAATGAAAAGAATATG GTCATCATGCCAGGCTACTGTGTGCAGGGAACTGTGGGCCATAAGATTCTGAGTGGACAGCGCAAGCTGGAAATGGAAGGAAGACAAATA TTGGAagtaaagatgcaggtggagtaCATGTCCTTCAGCGCCCATGCGGATGCCAAGGGAATAATGCAGCTGATTCGCCAGGCTGAGCCGCGAAATGTTCTCCTGGTCCATGgtgaagcaaagaaaatggagtttctgaagcagaaaataGAACAGGAATTTC ACGTCAACTGTTACATGCCTGCAAATGGAGAGACCACAACAATATTCACCAATCCCAGCATTCCAGTGGACATATCCCTGGGACTCTTGAAGAGAGAAACAGCAATAG GTCTCTTACCAGATGTCAAGAAGCCAAAGCTAATGCATGGCACATTAATTATGAAGGATAAC agcttccGTCTGGTTTCTCCTGAGCAGGCTTTGAAGGAGCTGGGCCTTGCAGAACATCAGTTGCGTTTCACCTGCCGTGTTCACATTCAGGATCCGCGGAAAGAACATGAGACAGTGCTTCGTGTATATAACCATCTCAAAGG GGTCCTGAAAGATTATTCAGTGCAGCATCTCCCTGATGGTTCTATAACAGTAGAGTCCATTCTTATCCAAGCCACAGCACACTCAGAGGATCAAGGAACCAAAGTTCTGCTCGTATCCTGGACTTACCAG GATGAAGAACTGGGCAGCTACCTCACATCCCTTCTGAAAAAAGGACTGCCACAGAGTACATCGTGA
- the CPTP gene encoding ceramide-1-phosphate transfer protein, whose protein sequence is MAGAQGAFSLREVLAAFQTCVTERREVLLGPYLCGWRGLIRFLHSLGAIFSFVTKDAVAKVQIMESYCRGERREEYVSLQSMVEYELANGLVDVQKRSGRPDSGCRTVLRLHRALRWLQLFLEGLRTGQEDSRTSVICTDSYNASLATYHPWVVRKAATVAFCTLPPRNTFLEIMNVGTPEEAVAMLGEALPYICDVYGITQELFAQHKLLDLP, encoded by the exons ATGGCGGGCGCGCAGGGGGCGTTCAGCCTGCGGGAGGTCCTCGCCGCCTTCCAGACGTGCGTGACGGAGCGGCGGGAGGTGCTGCTGGGCCCCTACCTCTGCGGCTGGCGGGGGCTCATCCG GTTCCTGCACAGCCTGGGTGCCATCTTCTCCTTCGTCACCAAGGACGCGGTGGCCAAGGTACAGATCATGGAGAGCTACTGCCGCGGCGAGCGGCGGGAGGAGTACGTGTCGCTGCAGTCCATGGTGGAGTACGAGCTGGCCAACGGGCTGGTGGACGTCCAGAAGCGGTCGGGGCGCCCCGACTCCGGCTGCCGCACCGTCCTGCGCCTCCACAGGGCCCTGCGCTGGCTGCAGCTCTTCCTGGAGGGGCTGAGAACCGGCCAGGAGGACTCCCGGACGTCCGTCATCTGCACGGACTCCTACAACGCTTCTCTGGCTACCTACCACCCCTGGGTCGTTCGCAAGGCTGCCACGGTGGCCTTCTGCACGCTGCCGCCCCGAAACACCTTCCTTGAAATCATGAACGTGGGCACGCCCGAGGAAGCTGTCGCTATGCTGGGTGAGGCCCTACCCTATATCTGCGATGTCTACGGCATCACCCAGGAGCTCTTTGCCCAGCATAAGCtgcttgaccttccttga
- the INTS11 gene encoding integrator complex subunit 11 isoform X1, which yields MPEIKVTPLGAGQDVGRSCILVSIAGKNVMLDCGMHMGYNDDRRFPDFSYITQNGRLTDFLDCVIISHFHLDHCGALPYFSEMVGYDGPIYMTHPTKAICPILLEDYRKITVDKKGETNFFTSQMIKDCMKKVVAVHLHQTVQVDEELEIKAYYAGHVLGAAMFQIKVGCESVVYTGDYNMTPDRHLGAAWIDKCRPDLLISESTYATTIRDSKRCRERDFLKKVHETVERGGKVLIPVFALGRAQELCILLETFWERMNLKAPIYFSTGLTEKANHYYKLFITWTNQKIRKTFVQRNMFEFKHIKAFDRAFADNPGPMVVFATPGMLHAGQSLQIFRKWAGNEKNMVIMPGYCVQGTVGHKILSGQRKLEMEGRQILEVKMQVEYMSFSAHADAKGIMQLIRQAEPRNVLLVHGEAKKMEFLKQKIEQEFHVNCYMPANGETTTIFTNPSIPVDISLGLLKRETAIGLLPDVKKPKLMHGTLIMKDNSFRLVSPEQALKELGLAEHQLRFTCRVHIQDPRKEHETVLRVYNHLKGVLKDYSVQHLPDGSITVESILIQATAHSEDQGTKVLLVSWTYQDEELGSYLTSLLKKGLPQSTS from the exons ATGCCTGAAATAAAAGTCACTCCCTTGG GAGCTGGCCAGGATGTGGGGCGCAGCTGTATCCTTGTGTCTATTGCTGGGAAAAACGTAATGCTTGACTGTGGGATGCACATGGGCTACAACGATGAT AGACGCTTTCCTGACTTTTCTTACATCACTCAGAATGGAAGGCTGACTGACTTTCTAGACTGTGTGATCATCAG CCACTTTCATTTGGACCATTGTGGAGCTTTACCGTATTTCAGTGAAATGGTCGGTTACGATGGGCCCATTTACATGACACATCCTACCAAGGCCATCTGTCCCATCCTCCTGGAGGACTATAGGAAAATAACTGTAGATAAGAAAGGGGAAACTAACTTCTTCACTTCCCAAATGATTAAAGACTGTATGAAAAAAGTGGTTGCTGTGCATCTTCACCAGACAGTTCAG GTGGATGAGGAGCTGGAGATCAAGGCATACTATGCAGGCCATGTGCTAGGAGCAGCCATGTTCCAGATTAAGGTTGGATGCGAGTCAGTTGTGTACACT GGTGATTATAACATGACACCAGACAGACATTTAGG TGCTGCCTGGATTGATAAGTGTCGCCCAGATTTATTAATAAGTGAATCCACCTATGCCACAACTATCAGAGATTCCAAACGCTGCAGAGAAAGAGACTTCCTGAAGAAAGTTCATGAGACTGTAGAAAGAGGAGGGAAG GTTCTTATCCCAGTTTTTGCCCTTGGACGTGCCCAGGAACTTTGCATTTTATTGGAAACTTTCTG GGAAAGAATGAACTTGAAGGCTCCAATTTATTTTTCCACGGGACTGACGGAGAAGGCCAATCATTATTACAAGCTCTTCATCACCTGGACTAATCAGAAAATTCGGAAAACATTTGTGCAGAGGAACATGTTTGAATTCAAACACATCAAAGCATTTGATCGGGCCTTTGCAGACAATCCGGGGCCGATG GTTGTGTTTGCAACCCCTGGTATGCTTCATGCAGGACAGTCCCTTCAGATCTTCAGGAAATGGGCAGGGAATGAAAAGAATATG GTCATCATGCCAGGCTACTGTGTGCAGGGAACTGTGGGCCATAAGATTCTGAGTGGACAGCGCAAGCTGGAAATGGAAGGAAGACAAATA TTGGAagtaaagatgcaggtggagtaCATGTCCTTCAGCGCCCATGCGGATGCCAAGGGAATAATGCAGCTGATTCGCCAGGCTGAGCCGCGAAATGTTCTCCTGGTCCATGgtgaagcaaagaaaatggagtttctgaagcagaaaataGAACAGGAATTTC ACGTCAACTGTTACATGCCTGCAAATGGAGAGACCACAACAATATTCACCAATCCCAGCATTCCAGTGGACATATCCCTGGGACTCTTGAAGAGAGAAACAGCAATAG GTCTCTTACCAGATGTCAAGAAGCCAAAGCTAATGCATGGCACATTAATTATGAAGGATAAC agcttccGTCTGGTTTCTCCTGAGCAGGCTTTGAAGGAGCTGGGCCTTGCAGAACATCAGTTGCGTTTCACCTGCCGTGTTCACATTCAGGATCCGCGGAAAGAACATGAGACAGTGCTTCGTGTATATAACCATCTCAAAGG GGTCCTGAAAGATTATTCAGTGCAGCATCTCCCTGATGGTTCTATAACAGTAGAGTCCATTCTTATCCAAGCCACAGCACACTCAGAGGATCAAGGAACCAAAGTTCTGCTCGTATCCTGGACTTACCAG GATGAAGAACTGGGCAGCTACCTCACATCCCTTCTGAAAAAAGGACTGCCACAGAGTACATCGTGA
- the LOC143169092 gene encoding lysophosphatidic acid receptor 6-like, giving the protein MADISWPEGVSSETVANASSECSLEADFQYSLFTVIYSLVFVLGLIENVLALYLLSCKVKHASHSYVYMINLALVDTLFVCVLPFKIHYHLNRNNWTFGDMACRITGTLYYINIYLSIAFFTCICVDRYIAVLHPFRYVQIKVIHYVAVVTVLWVVALSIMVPLILGGPLHNSGVRNTTVCFENFATRSWTYRMAPYNILALVFGFVIPFSIILISYALIAKRISQIKHSIHKRKALRTIYIILVICTLCFLPYHLTHLLHFLMRIQVIKSFTNLIYKMRRVTLALVSFNCCLNPLLYYFSSSSKQWHFNFKLRFRSKMVYTISDQICGESSYVYKLQQRHGSEKHRDGLN; this is encoded by the coding sequence ATGGCAGATATTTCCTGGCCTGAAGGAGTCTCCAGTGAGACAGTTGCCAATGCCAGTTCAGAATGCAGCTTGGAAGCAGACTTCCAGTATTCCTTGTTCACGGTCATCTACAGCCTTGTCTTCGTGCTGGGACTGATAGAAAATGTCTTAGCTCTGTACCTCCTGTCCTGCAAAGTAAAGCACGCTTCTCATTCCTATGTATACATGATTAATCTAGCTCTGGTGGACACCTTGTTTGTTTGTgtgctgccttttaaaattcattaccACCTGAATCGGAACAATTGGACCTTTGGTGACATGGCTTGTAGGATAACTGGGACTTTGTACTATATCAATATCTATCTAAGCATTGCCTTTTTCACCTGCATTTGTGTTGATCGCTACATTGCAGTGTTGCACCCCTTCAGGTATGTCCAGATCAAAGTCATCCATTATGTGGCGGTGGTCACGGTCCTTTGGGTGGTTGCTCTAAGCATCATGGTTCCACTTATCCTTGGAGGTCCCCTCCACAACAGTGGTGTGAGGAACACGACCGTGTGTTTTGAGAACTTTGCTACGCGTAGCTGGACTTATCGCATGGCACCTTACAACATCCTGGCcttagtttttggttttgtgatcCCGTTTTCCATCATTCTGATCAGCTACGCTCTCATTGCTAAGAGGATCTCCCAGATCAAACACAGCATTCACAAGAGGAAGGCCCTGCGCACCATCTACATCATCTTGGTCATTTGTACTTTGTGCTTTCTCCCCTATCATCTCACTCACTTGCTCCACTTTTTAATGAGAATCCAGGTCATCAAGTCATTTACCAACTTGATCTACAAAATGCGAAGGGTCACCTTAGCCCTCGTGAGTTTCAACTGTTGCCTTAACCCGCTCTTGTACTACTTCAGCTCTTCCAGCAAGCAATGGCACTTCAACTTCAAGCTCAGATTCAGGTCTAAAATGGTGTACACAATCAGTGACCAGATATGTGGGGAGTCCTCCTATGTTTATAAACTACAACAGAGACATGGAAGTGAAAAACACAGAGATGGACTCAACTGA